One window of Streptomyces sp. NBC_00273 genomic DNA carries:
- a CDS encoding SpoIIE family protein phosphatase, with protein MEAVGGYAAGVYLRSPTTGLLLMAVFTGLPLQLFRPWWRMQVNRPYPVAEAYRSGQAVHLPDAESAMRRFPQLTAGLPFPFGSLYEPVTAGTERFGVLVVLREATPGIPVGTADRERLRGAAEQLAADLTVLAAAGARTLWEGDPVGVPAPPPEAGAEGARRAADRLAQAVLSLDREGRIGYVNTAAEDLLGIDGPQLRGRLLWEALPWLGHPAYEDHFRAGFMSGEPVHFPARRGRHAPGQWLSVDLYPAADGVTLTLGTSAKPAYAPESRAGPDMDADADVDVDVDADMDAYEDLDASADEASVLYRPVALAIALTEAITARQVSAVVTEELLPAFGGRQLAIYLLDERHLHLAWETGFPQGFLDRFDGVSLDVRLPGVETLTTGRPLFFESMQHLAAAYPGIPLDADVGARAFLPLIASGRPVGSCILGFDAPRGFSPEDRTVLTALAGLIAQALARARRYDSEVELARGLQSALLPHRLPVREHVDTVGRYLPGTQGMDVGGDWYDVVETGTGLLALVIGDVQGHGVAAAATMGQLRSAVRAFALSGSTPAQVVSGTNQLLIDLDPGQFASCCYMLLDPASGSVTAARAGHPQPLLRHPDGRTEVLDLAGGVVLGIDQEASYPVTELQLTTGSVLALYTDGLVEKPGLDIDVGVERLRTALAAARPSPLAETADRLISEAGNTADRPDDIALLLASRTGGDP; from the coding sequence ATGGAGGCCGTCGGTGGGTACGCGGCCGGCGTCTACCTGCGCTCGCCCACCACCGGCCTGCTCCTGATGGCCGTGTTCACCGGGCTGCCGCTCCAGCTGTTCCGGCCCTGGTGGCGGATGCAGGTGAACCGTCCGTACCCGGTCGCCGAGGCCTACCGGTCCGGGCAGGCCGTCCACCTGCCCGACGCGGAGTCGGCCATGCGCCGCTTCCCGCAGCTGACGGCCGGGCTGCCGTTCCCCTTCGGCTCGCTGTACGAGCCGGTGACCGCCGGGACGGAACGGTTCGGCGTGCTGGTGGTGCTGCGCGAGGCGACCCCGGGGATCCCGGTCGGGACCGCGGACCGCGAGCGGCTGCGCGGAGCCGCGGAGCAGCTGGCCGCCGACCTCACCGTGCTCGCGGCGGCCGGGGCGCGGACGCTGTGGGAGGGCGACCCGGTGGGCGTGCCGGCGCCACCGCCCGAGGCCGGGGCCGAGGGGGCCCGCAGGGCCGCGGACCGGCTCGCACAGGCGGTGCTCTCCCTGGACCGGGAGGGTCGGATCGGCTACGTGAACACCGCGGCGGAGGACCTGCTCGGCATCGACGGGCCCCAGCTGCGGGGAAGGCTGCTGTGGGAGGCGCTGCCGTGGCTCGGGCATCCCGCCTACGAGGACCACTTCCGGGCCGGTTTCATGTCCGGCGAGCCGGTGCACTTCCCCGCCCGGCGCGGCCGGCACGCGCCCGGGCAGTGGCTGTCGGTGGACCTGTACCCCGCGGCCGACGGCGTGACCCTGACACTGGGCACGTCCGCGAAACCGGCCTACGCGCCCGAGTCGCGGGCCGGGCCGGACATGGACGCCGACGCCGACGTGGACGTGGACGTGGACGCCGACATGGACGCGTACGAGGATCTCGACGCGTCCGCCGACGAGGCCTCGGTGCTGTACCGGCCGGTGGCCCTCGCCATCGCGCTGACGGAGGCGATCACGGCCCGGCAGGTGTCGGCGGTGGTCACCGAGGAGCTGCTGCCGGCCTTCGGCGGCCGCCAGCTGGCGATCTACCTGCTGGACGAGCGGCACCTGCACCTGGCCTGGGAAACCGGCTTCCCGCAGGGCTTCCTCGACCGGTTCGACGGGGTCTCCCTCGATGTCCGGCTGCCGGGCGTGGAGACGCTGACGACGGGCCGGCCGCTGTTCTTCGAGTCGATGCAGCACCTGGCCGCCGCCTATCCGGGCATTCCGCTGGACGCCGATGTCGGCGCCCGCGCCTTCCTGCCGCTGATCGCCTCCGGCCGGCCGGTCGGCTCGTGCATCCTCGGCTTCGACGCGCCGCGCGGCTTCAGCCCGGAGGACCGTACGGTGCTCACGGCGCTGGCCGGTCTGATCGCGCAGGCGCTCGCGCGGGCCCGGCGCTACGACAGCGAGGTGGAACTCGCCCGCGGTCTGCAGTCGGCCCTGCTCCCGCACCGGCTGCCGGTGCGCGAGCACGTGGACACCGTAGGCCGCTACCTCCCCGGCACCCAGGGCATGGACGTCGGCGGCGACTGGTACGACGTCGTCGAGACGGGCACCGGCCTGCTCGCCCTGGTCATCGGGGACGTCCAGGGCCACGGTGTGGCGGCCGCCGCGACCATGGGCCAACTGCGCAGCGCGGTACGGGCCTTCGCGCTCAGCGGCAGCACCCCGGCACAGGTGGTGAGCGGCACCAATCAGCTGCTCATCGACCTGGATCCGGGCCAGTTCGCGAGCTGCTGCTACATGTTGCTCGACCCGGCGTCGGGCTCCGTGACGGCCGCCCGGGCGGGGCACCCCCAACCGCTGCTGCGCCACCCGGACGGCCGGACCGAGGTGTTGGACCTGGCGGGCGGGGTGGTGCTCGGCATCGACCAGGAGGCCTCGTACCCGGTCACGGAGCTGCAGCTGACGACGGGCTCGGTCCTCGCCCTGTATACGGACGGGCTGGTGGAGAAGCCGGGCCTCGACATCGACGTCGGGGTGGAGCGGCTGCGGACGGCCCTGGCGGCGGCCCGGCCGTCCCCGCTGGCCGAGACCGCCGACCGGCTGATCAGCGAGGCGGGCAACACCGCCGACCGGCCGGACGACATCGCCCTGCTGCTGGCCTCCCGTACCGGCGGGGACCCGTAG
- a CDS encoding MFS transporter — MLRHALTQDPAVPAPSLTRPALLVLCACVLVAQGMVAAVNLLIPQLAASDLHPDPGELLWSVDAYVIVFAALLIPAGALGDRYGRKGALLCGLGLFAVGGAASALAQTPAVLIAGRGVCGAGAALIMPATMSVLVHLSPPERRGRALATWTLSAGLGGLAGNVGGGLVGEFLTWRALFWAVVPLAALLALAVARAVPRTPSQPGAAVDPLGAALLAGALLAVVYAIIEGPSHGWASVQVLTAFGAGALLLGAFTVHALRAARPLLDPRIFRSPKLRAGALGIGTGFFGLFALFFVNAQYLQYAKGFSPAQTGFAIVPLTVGMALVPRFGARLQERTGPRLPVGAGLGLIGAGLLLVSTADAGTPYPLYALYLLVLSVGTGLSAPSLTLTVVTELPSHQAGLGSGLNTAAREIGAALGVAVVGTVLASRFHGDPHDPAQIVAFTDAMGTALRTVAVVLLCAAAGVVTGYRTSGRRGNGRDARATAEGAS, encoded by the coding sequence GTGCTCCGCCATGCCCTCACGCAGGATCCCGCCGTCCCCGCCCCCTCCCTCACCCGGCCCGCCCTGCTCGTCCTGTGCGCCTGCGTACTCGTCGCCCAGGGGATGGTCGCCGCCGTCAACCTGCTGATCCCCCAGCTCGCCGCGTCCGACCTGCATCCGGATCCCGGCGAGCTGCTGTGGTCGGTGGACGCCTACGTCATCGTCTTCGCCGCGCTGCTGATCCCCGCCGGGGCGCTCGGCGACCGGTACGGCCGCAAGGGCGCCCTGCTCTGCGGGCTCGGCCTGTTCGCCGTGGGCGGCGCCGCCAGCGCGCTCGCCCAGACCCCGGCCGTGCTGATCGCGGGCCGCGGTGTCTGCGGGGCGGGCGCGGCCCTGATCATGCCCGCCACGATGTCCGTCCTGGTCCACCTGAGTCCGCCCGAGCGACGCGGCCGCGCCCTGGCCACCTGGACGCTGTCCGCGGGCCTCGGGGGCCTGGCGGGCAACGTCGGCGGCGGCCTGGTCGGGGAGTTCCTGACCTGGCGGGCCCTGTTCTGGGCGGTCGTCCCGCTCGCCGCCCTGCTCGCGCTCGCGGTCGCCCGCGCGGTCCCCCGTACCCCGTCGCAGCCCGGCGCCGCCGTCGACCCCCTCGGCGCGGCGCTGCTCGCGGGCGCGCTGCTCGCGGTGGTCTACGCCATCATCGAGGGCCCCTCCCACGGCTGGGCCTCGGTGCAGGTCCTGACCGCCTTCGGCGCGGGTGCCCTGCTGCTCGGCGCCTTCACCGTGCATGCCCTGCGCGCCGCCCGCCCGCTGCTGGATCCGCGGATCTTCCGCTCGCCCAAGCTGCGCGCCGGGGCGCTCGGCATCGGCACCGGCTTCTTCGGGCTCTTCGCCCTGTTCTTCGTCAATGCCCAGTACCTCCAGTACGCGAAGGGCTTCTCCCCCGCCCAGACCGGCTTCGCGATCGTCCCGCTCACCGTCGGCATGGCCCTGGTGCCCAGGTTCGGCGCCCGGCTCCAGGAGCGCACCGGACCGCGGCTGCCGGTCGGCGCCGGGCTCGGCCTGATCGGAGCGGGGCTGCTGCTGGTCTCCACCGCCGACGCGGGCACCCCGTACCCGCTGTACGCGCTCTACCTGCTGGTGCTGTCCGTCGGTACGGGCCTGTCCGCGCCGTCGCTGACGCTGACGGTGGTCACGGAGCTGCCCTCCCACCAGGCCGGGCTCGGCTCGGGGCTGAACACCGCGGCCCGGGAGATCGGCGCCGCCCTCGGGGTCGCGGTGGTCGGCACGGTGCTGGCCTCGCGCTTCCACGGGGACCCGCACGATCCGGCCCAGATCGTCGCCTTCACCGACGCGATGGGCACCGCGCTGCGCACGGTGGCCGTGGTGCTGTTGTGCGCCGCGGCCGGGGTGGTGACCGGGTACCGGACCTCCGGACGGCGCGGGAACGGCCGGGATGCACGAGCCACGGCCGAGGGCGCATCCTGA
- a CDS encoding LysR family transcriptional regulator — MRVTQSGLDLNLLVALDVLLEEASVSRAAARMHLSEPAMSRTLGRIRKALGDPVLVRAGRVMVPTPHALAVQGEVRAVVDRARALFLTGTEVDLPTLTRTFTVLANDAFTAVYGATLFNRVTREAPGVRLRFLSESHVDVPALREGVADLELGVVDTRSPEVRVEHLADERMLGVVRHGHPLLRGRITVRRFAAAEHLTASRRGRLEGPVDAALAEQGLSRRVVGSVGTFPTSLFVLRESDLVGLMTSQVEPLAAALGLAAFEIPLDLPPLPFGMAWHPRHDADPAHAWLRACARELVPAGPERSTAGPERSGPAR, encoded by the coding sequence ATGCGTGTGACGCAATCCGGGTTGGACCTGAATCTCCTCGTCGCTCTGGACGTCCTCCTGGAGGAGGCGAGCGTGTCCCGGGCGGCGGCCCGCATGCACCTGTCCGAGCCCGCCATGAGCCGCACCCTCGGTCGGATCCGCAAGGCCCTCGGCGACCCGGTCCTGGTCAGGGCCGGCCGCGTCATGGTGCCCACCCCGCACGCGCTCGCCGTGCAGGGCGAGGTCCGTGCGGTCGTGGACCGGGCCCGCGCCCTCTTCCTCACGGGCACCGAGGTGGACCTGCCCACGCTCACGCGCACCTTCACCGTCCTGGCCAACGACGCCTTCACCGCCGTGTACGGGGCCACGCTCTTCAACCGGGTGACCCGCGAGGCGCCGGGGGTGAGGCTGCGCTTCCTCTCGGAGAGCCACGTGGACGTCCCCGCCCTGCGCGAGGGCGTCGCCGACCTGGAACTGGGCGTCGTCGACACCCGTTCCCCCGAGGTGCGCGTCGAGCACCTCGCCGACGAGCGCATGCTGGGCGTCGTACGCCACGGGCACCCGCTGCTCCGCGGCCGCATCACGGTGCGCCGTTTCGCCGCGGCCGAGCACCTGACCGCATCCCGGCGCGGCCGCCTCGAAGGCCCGGTGGACGCCGCCCTCGCCGAGCAGGGGCTGTCCCGGCGCGTGGTGGGCAGCGTGGGGACCTTCCCCACCTCCCTGTTCGTCCTGCGCGAGAGCGACCTGGTCGGACTGATGACCAGCCAGGTCGAGCCGCTCGCCGCCGCGCTGGGGCTGGCGGCCTTCGAGATCCCGCTCGACCTGCCGCCCCTGCCCTTCGGCATGGCCTGGCACCCGCGCCACGACGCGGACCCGGCGCACGCCTGGCTGCGCGCCTGCGCCCGCGAGCTGGTCCCGGCCGGACCGGAACGTTCCACGGCCGGCCCGGAGCGCTCCGGGCCGGCGCGATAG
- a CDS encoding class I SAM-dependent methyltransferase, with protein sequence MRFQYDTIGERYAESTSTAAFSAADTYTLHGALDALGGVRGLDALDLACGYGYNTRLLARGGARRTVGVDVSEEMIRLARAHEATKDRADVEYHVADAAGLPHLGPFDLATAAYVFSYAPDRRSLHAMFRSVRANLRAGGRLLAIVPNAGAFPRVDWSPYGVRILDRVPDGDAPLLKAHFLTEPPVPFEFREWAHADLAEAAVEAGFVTVGWQPNRTPPADAERDEAYWTAYRAWPISSLMTCTA encoded by the coding sequence ATGCGGTTCCAGTACGACACCATCGGCGAGCGCTACGCGGAGTCCACGAGCACGGCGGCGTTCTCCGCGGCCGACACCTACACCCTGCACGGAGCCCTCGACGCCCTCGGCGGGGTGCGCGGGCTCGACGCCCTCGACCTGGCCTGCGGATACGGATACAACACCCGCCTGCTGGCCCGCGGCGGAGCCCGGCGGACCGTCGGCGTCGACGTCTCGGAGGAGATGATCCGGCTGGCCCGCGCGCACGAGGCGACCAAGGACCGGGCGGACGTCGAGTACCACGTCGCCGACGCCGCCGGCCTGCCGCACCTGGGTCCCTTCGACCTGGCGACCGCCGCGTACGTCTTCAGCTACGCGCCCGACCGCAGGTCCCTGCACGCGATGTTCCGGTCCGTCCGCGCCAATCTGCGGGCGGGCGGGCGGCTGCTCGCCATCGTCCCCAACGCGGGGGCGTTCCCGCGCGTGGACTGGTCGCCGTACGGAGTGCGCATCCTCGACCGGGTCCCGGACGGCGACGCTCCGCTGCTCAAGGCGCACTTCCTGACCGAGCCGCCGGTGCCCTTCGAATTCCGCGAGTGGGCCCACGCCGACCTCGCCGAGGCCGCCGTCGAGGCGGGCTTCGTCACCGTCGGCTGGCAGCCGAACCGGACCCCGCCCGCCGACGCCGAACGGGACGAGGCGTACTGGACGGCCTACCGGGCCTGGCCGATCAGCTCCCTGATGACCTGCACGGCGTAG
- a CDS encoding alpha/beta hydrolase yields the protein MPSLRSRALSAALVAVGRRRRYASAEAVRTRVAESARRPASHLPPRSLGRVADISRTFVGAWPVYDVSPLGAEPAAHVLYVHGGGYVHELERPHWALIRTLVTRARARVVVPAYILAPRGTADRTVPVAADLLSGLIASGGSGGTVLIGDSAGAGLALAAAQRLRDRTGDQPSRIVLISPWLDVTMSHPDQAAIEAADPLLARPGLLEAGRLYAGTLDVEDPRVSPLHGGFAGLAPMTVFTGTRDVLTTDSRELLRRARADGAEVEFHEAAGLPHGYPLLPVPEGRAARERIVELIRSTAEL from the coding sequence GTGCCGAGTCTGCGCAGCAGGGCGCTGTCGGCGGCGCTGGTCGCGGTGGGACGGCGAAGACGGTACGCGAGCGCGGAGGCCGTCCGGACCCGGGTGGCGGAGTCCGCCCGCCGGCCGGCTTCCCATCTGCCGCCGCGGTCGCTGGGGCGGGTCGCCGACATCTCGCGGACCTTCGTGGGGGCCTGGCCGGTGTACGACGTCTCCCCGCTCGGGGCGGAGCCGGCGGCCCACGTGCTGTACGTGCACGGCGGCGGCTACGTCCACGAGCTGGAGCGCCCGCACTGGGCGCTGATCCGGACCCTGGTGACGCGGGCGCGTGCGCGGGTGGTCGTACCCGCGTACATCCTCGCTCCGCGCGGTACCGCCGACCGGACCGTCCCGGTCGCCGCCGACCTGCTGAGCGGTCTGATCGCGAGCGGCGGCTCCGGCGGGACGGTGCTGATCGGCGACTCCGCCGGAGCCGGGCTGGCGCTGGCGGCCGCGCAGCGGCTGCGCGACCGCACCGGGGACCAGCCGTCCCGGATCGTGCTGATCTCGCCCTGGCTGGACGTGACCATGAGCCATCCGGACCAGGCGGCCATCGAGGCGGCCGATCCGCTGCTGGCCCGCCCGGGGCTGCTGGAGGCCGGGCGGCTGTACGCCGGAACCCTGGACGTCGAAGATCCCCGGGTGAGCCCGCTGCACGGCGGCTTCGCCGGGCTGGCGCCGATGACGGTGTTCACCGGGACCCGGGACGTGCTGACCACGGACAGCCGGGAGCTGCTGCGCCGGGCCCGAGCGGACGGGGCCGAGGTGGAGTTCCACGAGGCGGCGGGGCTGCCGCACGGGTACCCGCTGCTGCCCGTGCCGGAGGGGCGGGCGGCGCGCGAGCGGATCGTCGAGCTGATCCGGTCGACGGCGGAGCTCTGA
- the tdh gene encoding L-threonine 3-dehydrogenase: MKALVKHKAEPGLWLMDVPEPEYGPGDVLIKVLRTGICGTDLHIRAWDGWAQGAVKTPLVLGHEFVGEVAALGADVQDIEVGALVSGEGHLVCGKCRNCLAGRRHLCRSTIGLGVGRDGAFAEYVVLPAQNVWVHRTPVDLDVAAIFDPFGNAVHTALSFPLVGEDVLITGAGPIGIMAAAVAKHAGARNVVITDVSPERLEIARKAGATLAVNVAESSIAEAQAKLGLREGFDIGLEMSGRAEAMRDMIDNMTHGGRIAMLGLPAQEFPVDWAKVVTSMITIKGIYGREMFETWYAMTVLLEGGLDLSPVITGRYSHRDFEAAFDEASTARSGKIILDWTA, encoded by the coding sequence ATGAAGGCACTCGTCAAGCACAAGGCAGAACCCGGCCTGTGGCTCATGGACGTCCCCGAGCCCGAATACGGCCCCGGCGACGTGCTGATCAAGGTGCTGCGCACCGGCATCTGCGGGACCGACCTGCACATCCGCGCCTGGGACGGCTGGGCGCAGGGCGCGGTCAAGACCCCCCTCGTCCTCGGCCACGAGTTCGTCGGCGAGGTCGCGGCGCTCGGCGCGGACGTCCAGGACATCGAGGTCGGCGCGCTGGTCAGCGGCGAGGGCCACCTGGTGTGCGGCAAGTGCCGCAACTGCCTGGCCGGCCGCCGCCACCTGTGCCGCAGCACGATCGGGCTCGGGGTCGGCCGCGACGGCGCCTTCGCCGAGTACGTGGTCCTGCCCGCCCAGAACGTGTGGGTGCACCGCACCCCCGTGGACCTGGACGTCGCCGCGATCTTCGACCCCTTCGGCAACGCCGTGCACACGGCGCTGTCCTTCCCGCTGGTCGGCGAGGACGTGCTGATCACCGGCGCCGGCCCGATCGGGATCATGGCGGCGGCCGTGGCCAAGCACGCCGGCGCCCGCAACGTGGTCATCACCGACGTCAGCCCCGAGCGCCTGGAGATCGCCCGCAAGGCGGGCGCCACCCTCGCCGTCAACGTCGCCGAGTCCTCGATCGCCGAGGCGCAGGCCAAGCTCGGCCTGCGCGAGGGCTTCGACATCGGCCTGGAGATGTCCGGCCGCGCCGAGGCCATGCGCGACATGATCGACAACATGACGCACGGCGGCCGGATCGCCATGCTGGGCCTGCCCGCGCAGGAGTTCCCGGTGGACTGGGCGAAGGTCGTCACCTCGATGATCACGATCAAGGGCATCTACGGCCGTGAGATGTTCGAGACCTGGTACGCGATGACCGTGCTGCTGGAGGGCGGGCTCGACCTGAGCCCGGTCATCACCGGCCGCTATTCGCACCGCGACTTCGAGGCCGCCTTCGACGAGGCGTCGACCGCCCGCAGCGGCAAGATCATCCTGGACTGGACGGCGTAA
- a CDS encoding glycine C-acetyltransferase — translation MFETVREDLRSTLDEIRAAGLHKPERVIGTPQNAAVAVTSGGAPGEVLNFCANNYLGLADHPEVVAAAKDALDRWGYGMASVRFICGTQEVHKELEARLSSFLGQEDTILYSSCFDANGGVFETLLGAEDAVISDALNHASIIDGIRLSKARRFRYANRDLAELEARLKEATEGGARRKLIVTDGVFSMDGYVAPLAEICDLADRYDAMVMVDDSHAVGFVGPGGRGTPELHGVMDRVDIITGTLGKALGGASGGYVAARAEIVELLRQRSRPYLFSNSLAPVIAAASLKVLDLLESAGDLREHLAANTALFRTKMTEAGFEILPGDHAIAPVMIGDAAEAAKMAELLLERGVYVIGFSYPVVPMGAARIRVQLSAAHSTADVERAVAAFIDARAALGTAGA, via the coding sequence ATGTTCGAGACCGTCCGCGAGGACCTGCGCTCCACCCTCGACGAGATCCGCGCCGCCGGCCTGCACAAGCCCGAGCGCGTCATCGGCACCCCGCAGAACGCGGCCGTCGCCGTCACCTCGGGCGGCGCCCCCGGCGAGGTGCTCAACTTCTGCGCCAACAACTACCTGGGGCTGGCCGACCACCCCGAGGTCGTCGCCGCCGCGAAGGACGCGCTGGACCGCTGGGGCTACGGAATGGCCTCCGTCCGCTTCATCTGCGGCACCCAGGAGGTGCACAAGGAGCTGGAAGCGCGGCTCTCGTCCTTCCTCGGCCAGGAAGACACGATCCTCTACTCCTCCTGCTTCGACGCCAACGGCGGCGTCTTCGAGACCCTGCTCGGCGCCGAGGACGCGGTCATCTCCGACGCCCTCAACCACGCCTCGATCATCGACGGCATCCGCCTCTCCAAGGCCCGCCGCTTCCGCTACGCCAACCGCGACCTTGCCGAGCTCGAAGCCCGCCTGAAGGAAGCCACCGAGGGCGGCGCCCGCCGCAAGCTGATCGTCACCGACGGCGTCTTCTCCATGGACGGCTACGTCGCCCCGCTCGCCGAGATCTGCGACCTGGCCGACCGCTACGACGCCATGGTCATGGTCGACGACTCGCACGCCGTCGGCTTCGTCGGCCCCGGCGGCCGCGGCACCCCCGAACTGCACGGCGTCATGGACCGCGTCGACATCATCACCGGCACCCTCGGAAAGGCCCTCGGCGGCGCCTCCGGCGGTTACGTCGCGGCCCGCGCCGAGATCGTGGAGCTGCTGCGCCAGCGCTCGCGCCCGTACCTCTTCTCCAACTCCCTCGCCCCGGTCATCGCAGCCGCCTCCCTCAAGGTCCTCGACCTGCTGGAGTCGGCCGGTGACCTGCGCGAACACCTCGCCGCCAACACCGCGCTCTTCCGTACGAAGATGACCGAGGCCGGCTTCGAGATCCTGCCCGGCGACCACGCCATCGCCCCGGTCATGATCGGTGACGCGGCCGAGGCGGCCAAGATGGCGGAGCTGCTCCTGGAGCGCGGCGTGTACGTGATCGGCTTCTCCTACCCGGTGGTGCCGATGGGCGCGGCGCGCATCCGCGTCCAGCTCTCCGCCGCCCACTCGACGGCCGACGTCGAGCGCGCGGTGGCCGCCTTCATCGACGCCCGCGCCGCCCTCGGCACCGCCGGGGCCTGA
- a CDS encoding LysR family transcriptional regulator, whose amino-acid sequence MIDPRRLRILRAVADHRTVTAAAAALYLTPSAVSQQLAALEQETGHALLTRSGRGVRLTAAGEILLGHAHEVLAQLERAEAELAAYAGGSAGEVTVAAFATGIAEVLAPAIARLALERPGIRLRVRDAEGDQSLPQLLDGEADLALAVEYRGGPGADDARLSVLPLYAEPFDAVLPSGHPLADLPAVSLADLSDSDWVGQYPGNPCHDVTLLACELAGFQPRLVHSSDDFRAVTALVGAGAGVALVPRSALRGMDLKEVQVRPVTGPAATRRVFAATRRGGETHPLIAPVLAALVRESERLPAH is encoded by the coding sequence GTGATCGACCCCCGCCGGCTGCGCATCCTGCGGGCCGTGGCGGACCACCGTACGGTGACCGCCGCGGCCGCAGCCCTGTACCTCACCCCCTCCGCCGTCTCCCAGCAGCTCGCTGCGCTGGAGCAGGAGACGGGCCACGCGCTGCTCACCCGCAGCGGTCGCGGCGTACGGCTCACGGCGGCCGGTGAGATCCTGCTCGGCCACGCGCACGAGGTGCTCGCGCAGCTGGAGCGGGCGGAGGCGGAACTCGCGGCGTACGCGGGCGGTTCGGCGGGCGAGGTCACCGTCGCCGCCTTCGCCACGGGCATCGCGGAAGTACTGGCCCCGGCCATCGCCCGGCTCGCGCTGGAACGGCCGGGCATCCGGCTGCGGGTCCGCGACGCGGAAGGTGACCAGAGTCTGCCGCAGCTGCTGGACGGCGAGGCGGACCTCGCGCTGGCCGTCGAGTACCGGGGCGGCCCGGGCGCCGACGACGCGCGGCTGTCCGTCCTCCCGCTGTACGCGGAACCCTTCGACGCCGTCCTGCCCTCGGGGCACCCGCTGGCCGACCTGCCCGCGGTGTCGCTGGCCGACCTCTCCGACTCGGACTGGGTGGGCCAGTACCCCGGCAACCCGTGCCACGACGTGACGCTGCTCGCCTGCGAACTGGCGGGCTTCCAGCCCCGGCTCGTGCACTCCTCGGACGACTTCCGCGCCGTGACGGCGCTGGTGGGCGCAGGGGCCGGAGTGGCGCTCGTCCCGCGCTCGGCCCTGCGCGGCATGGACCTCAAGGAGGTCCAGGTCCGCCCGGTCACGGGCCCGGCGGCCACCCGCCGCGTCTTCGCGGCCACTCGCCGCGGCGGCGAGACCCACCCCCTGATCGCGCCCGTCCTGGCCGCCCTGGTCCGGGAGTCGGAGCGGCTCCCGGCGCACTGA
- a CDS encoding M28 family metallopeptidase, producing the protein MERDTRAALPLAPPEKRYPPSAAEPLAAAERKRAATQKNEFITALVESVSADELRNSVEALAAFHTRHTFSPLIGQAAEEIVNRFEAAGYTDVVRRTWTNAGHSADNVICTKPGTAAGRPVIIVCAHYDSRMADLNNTTARAPGADDNGSGVAAVLEIARLLAPVALSSTLQFVAFSGEEQGLWGATEYAAELHATDGEAYRVVNLDMVGRPPADGSVTVERDLGNAVPDNDAASKAFAAVMAQAAADHTALPVMLGPIFASDYMPFEAHGDVTIGAYEGEGNPHYHETSDMPDTLDYGYLADVTRMTLATLLADARQAVG; encoded by the coding sequence ATGGAACGTGACACACGTGCGGCGCTGCCGCTGGCACCCCCCGAGAAGCGCTACCCGCCCAGCGCCGCCGAGCCCCTGGCAGCGGCCGAACGCAAGCGGGCGGCCACGCAGAAGAACGAGTTCATCACCGCGCTGGTCGAGTCGGTCTCGGCGGACGAGCTGAGGAACTCCGTCGAGGCCCTCGCGGCCTTCCACACGCGTCACACCTTCTCGCCCCTCATCGGGCAGGCCGCCGAGGAGATCGTGAACCGGTTCGAAGCGGCCGGGTACACGGATGTGGTCCGACGCACCTGGACCAATGCCGGTCACAGTGCCGACAACGTGATCTGCACCAAACCCGGGACGGCTGCCGGGCGGCCCGTCATCATCGTGTGCGCCCACTACGACAGCCGCATGGCGGACCTGAACAACACCACGGCACGTGCTCCGGGAGCCGACGACAACGGCAGCGGTGTGGCCGCGGTGCTCGAGATCGCGCGCCTGCTCGCCCCTGTCGCGCTGTCCTCCACCCTCCAGTTCGTGGCGTTCTCCGGCGAAGAACAGGGGCTGTGGGGCGCCACGGAGTATGCCGCGGAGCTCCACGCCACTGACGGCGAGGCCTATCGGGTCGTGAACCTGGACATGGTCGGGAGGCCGCCGGCCGACGGCTCCGTGACGGTGGAGCGCGACCTGGGGAACGCCGTACCGGACAACGACGCCGCGTCCAAGGCCTTCGCCGCGGTCATGGCACAGGCCGCCGCGGACCACACGGCACTGCCGGTCATGCTCGGCCCCATCTTCGCCAGTGACTACATGCCGTTCGAAGCACACGGCGACGTGACGATCGGTGCCTACGAGGGAGAGGGGAACCCGCACTACCACGAGACGTCGGACATGCCCGACACGCTCGACTACGGCTACCTCGCCGACGTCACCAGGATGACCCTGGCGACCTTGCTCGCCGATGCGCGGCAGGCCGTGGGGTAG